Below is a window of Fulvitalea axinellae DNA.
GAAGTTGACCGTTAGCGTAAAAGTGACCAACACCGGACAAATGGACGGCAAGAAAACCGTGGAGCTTTATACCCGCGACCTGTGGGCGTCTGTGGCGCCGGACTGGAAGCGTTTGCGCAAATTCAAGAAGATAGTCTTGAAGGCCGGCGAGAGCCAAACGGTCAGTTTTGTTATTGACCGCAATGATCTTTCGTTCGTTAACCGTGATTTGAAGCGTGTAACCGAGGACGGTGATTTTGAGGTTATGGTTGGTGGGATGACTGAGAAGTTTACTTATCAGAATTCTGGTAAGAGGCTTTGATTGAATAAAGAAAGGCCCCGGAGATGTCACGCATTTCCGGGGCCTTTTTCGTTTAAACCTTTATGTGCTCTTAGGCAATTAGCGACATTAAAAGTGCCGTATTCCAAAACCACTTACAGTTAGCGTTTAACTAGCTCCGGTGTTACTTTTTCCGATGAAAAAGTAACCAAAAAATCTTTTTAAATACGGCTACAAATTTTTCTTCCATCCAAAAGCATTACGGTTATGGAAGAAAAATAAAGGCCTGAAATTAGTTTTTTGGAACGTATTGAAGTCTTAATGAATCGAATCCGTAAACGGTTAACTATACAGCGAGAGTGATTTCAAGCAGGTACATAATGTCGTCTTGAAAGTATAGGCTTTTTAGGAATTTCCGTTACCTGCAAACTCTTCCAGATAGGAATCGAAAGTCCTGTTGTGGAGGAACATATCCTGTTGATACGGGATGTCCAATTTTTCCAATATGCGGGTAAGGTTAAACCCTACGGAATAAAAATATGTGCTTTGGACTCCATACATCCAGCTGTCTTGCCTAAGGGAATAATTCTTAAATCGGTTGGCCTTATACTTGCCGTCCAGCTTTGATAGGACCGGATGCTCGGGCTTGTTCTTTAAGGTCAGTTTGGTGCAGTATTCTATATAGCGCGCTGTACCTTCGGATCTGGAAAGGTTATCCTCCAGCTCGGCAATATCGATCCCGAACCGCGCTTTTATTTTCTCGATGCGGGCTTTTTTCAACTTCAGATATTCGGAAATCCGCGTTTTGGCCTCGGCCTTTTGTTTATCGTTAAGGATGTCCAGCAGTAGGGCGTTTTCCTTTTTGAGGCTTTCTTTGAACCAAGCTTCGCGTTTGTAAAAATGCATCAGCGTATCGCGGTTGAAATGCTGTTTGCAGGCTACCTGCCTTTTTCGGAAGGCTTCGAAGTTGCGCTGGTATTGGTGAAACATCTCGTGCACCACCATGGACGTCCATTCGTCCGTGTCTTTGACATCGGGAATAAACTTTTCGGTTAGCGTCACGTCGCTGAACATGGCCAAATGGTTTCTGTATTCCAAAGCGGAAGTGTCGCTGTCGTCGTAGGATACGTGCATATAGAAATCCGCCGTATCCAGTACGGAGGTGCTGGCTATCCGTAGTTCCGGGGTTTGTTTGCCGTGGGGTTTTAGCGCGATACGCTTTTTCAGCCTGTCATTGGCGTTAACCACGAAAAGCCCCTGCTTGGTATAATAGAGCATCGGGCCGAACAGGGGCTTCTGGCTAAAGCCCGCCCAATATTCCGAAGCGACCTCTTTTTTTATATCGATCAGGTAATGGATGCGGGCACTGGTCAAGTCCGTTTTCGGGCTGGCGAAAGCGCATAATAAAAGTAGAAGCGAGGCTATTGGCACAAGGGCGTTTCGTTTCATATTGAGAGTTGGTTTCGGATTATTTGACGCTAAAACCACAGCGAGTAGAAGTCCGCTATTTAGTTTTTTTGCGAATCAAATATATAAATATGAATACAAAACGACGTATGGGTCGTGTGTTTTAATCTTTTTTTAACCTTTATGGTGTTTTTATTGAAAAATAAAGCTTCGATTGTGCGGGAGGTGTGAAACGGAAGTCAATCCAATATGCCTTCTTTATAAGCCGCTCCCAAAGGCACGGTCCGTTTGCCCACCCGTACTTGGTTGCCTTCGATATACTCGATTTTTTCCAGAGGGATTACATACGATTTGTGCGCTCTGGCGAAACGTTCGGCGGGGAGTTTCGCTAACAGTGTTTTCAGGCGTTCGAACACTATTATGGTCCGTTCTTCCGTATGCACTTTCACGTAATCGCCGTAAGCTTCCAGCAGGTCGATGTCGGAGAAGTTGACTTTGTATAGCTTCTTGTCGGCTTTCAGGAAGATGTGTTCCAGCCCGTTTCGGGTTTCGCGTTCGCGGAACTCTTTCCATTCTCGGGCTTTGTTCACAGCCCTGACGAAGCGCTCGAAGGATACGGGCTTCGTGAGAAAATCCACGGCGTCGAGGTCGAAACCGTCCACGGCGAATTCGGGATAGGCCGTGATAAAGATCACCATGGGCGCCGTGCCCGAAAAACTGCGCACGAGGCTCAGCCCCGACATTTTCGGCATATTGATGTCGAGAAAAAGCAGGTCGACTTGTTCGTTTGACAGAAAGTCCTGCGCTTCGAAGGCGTCGGCGCGGGAGCCGGCGTATTCCAGCCAAGGCACGTCGGTTACGAATTTTTCCAGTACGTTCCGCGAGAGCGGTTCGTCGTCAACGATCAGGCATCGTAAGCTCATATTCCGTCAGGTTAGGCAGGCGGAGCCGTACGGTAAAAGTATCGGCGTCGGAAATTTCCATCGCGTAGGCGTCGCCGTAAAGCATATCCAGCCTTTTGCGGAGGTTTTCCAAGCCGATGCCGCCGTATTGTCGGTTTACGGCGCCGTCGGTTTTGCCTTTGTTGTTTTCTATCGAAAAATACAGTGTTTCGTCTTGCCGTTCCAAGCGTATCCGCAGAAAAGCGTCCGAAACGTCGCCTTTGATTCCGTGTTTGAAGGCGTTTTCCAGCAAGGGCAGAAATATCAGCGGCGCCACGTCGAAGCCTTTCGGATCTCCGTGTTTTTCGAAGCTTATTTCCGCCCGCCGGCAGTCGGCCCGCATGCTCTGCAGGTCCAGGTAGTTTTCCGATTGCCGTAGCTCGTCGGCCAGGCTTACCTTCTCGCAGTCGGAATCGTAGAGCACGTAACGCAGCACGTCGGAGAGCTTGACGATTACGTCCGGCGCCTTTTCCGGATCGGTGATTACCAAGGAGTAGATTCCGTTCAGCGAGTTGAACAGAAAGTGTGGGTTCAGCTGAGACTTGAGCGCGTTCAGCAGGTTTTCGGTATGGCGCTGTTCGCGTTCGGCCACTTCCTTTTCCAGCTTCCCGAGCCGGAACTGCGCTTTGGAAAACTTCAGCAAAGTGCCCAAACCAAGATACAGCACAAAGAAGCCGGCGATCTCCGTCCACTCGAAATAGGAGATAAAGTAAAAGCCCAGAAGGTCGGTGACGAATTCGAAAAAAGCCCAGTTCAGTCCCGTGCCGGCTAATGTAAGCACGATAATGCCTAGCGCATACGGGATATAGCGCTTCTTGTCGAACAGGTAGGGCAACAGCAGACCGAAGTTGGCGTACACCGCCACGGCCAAGGTGGCGTGGAAGAGCGCAGCGTAGATATAGTCCACGGTATTCACGTAGGCCGAAGTCCTGAACAGTTGGCTGAACAGGACTATGGCGATACCCCAGAATAGCGTGTGTTGCAGTATTCTGGGGATGATTTTTTGGTTCTTTCCTCTGGTTTTCATCGTTTTCTGGGGACCATCTCTAACGACTCTGGAACCCCGTCAAAAGCTTTGGGATCTTCACCGTATTTTCGGATAAATTTCTGTAGTTCTTCCGGTTTGGCCGTTAGCATAACGAGACTGTCTTGGCTACGAACCTCATGCCTTATCCGGATTTTGTTTTGCTGAATCAGTCTTAGTAGCCATTTTTGGGAGAACCACTCCAAAAACAAAGTATCGGAATTGAAATACATCTTTGAGAAGGCATGTGATTTCATTTCCGCATTATCTACTAAATTGTAACCTTGTTCACCTGCTTTTTCCAAGGGGTAAAAATCAGCGTAATGCATTCCGTTTATCTTTACAAAACCGACTTTATATTTTTCCATATAGCAGGTGTTGGTTATCGTATCACACTTCAAGGATTCAATTTCACAAGGTGTCATTTGATGAGGATCGGGCACTACGTTTAGCGTAAAAGTGTACAGGTTTTTTTTATCTGTATTTTTATTGATACTAACATAAATATAAGGCTCTTCCCCATGATCATCGGGATTGTAAGTGTCTCCATCTCCATCAGTAATATCCCATTCGCCAATTATCTCGTCAAATTCCACAAGCGTATCCTTTGTGTAAAGCGGATAAAACGAAACCACCGAAGCCGAACATGCCGAAACGAATAAGGCCAACGTCCAAAGGGCTACTCTCTTTTTGCTGATCGTTTTCATGATTTTCCTGTTTGGTACGGTGGCAAATAAGCGAGAGCTTTTCGTTTGGGCAAAAAACTTCGGTGAACGTGGCGGTATTCTCGGTGAATGGGGATTACGCGAAGTTCTCGGAGGTTTTTCGGGTTGCTTCCATCAGTTTTTGTTCCATAGACATAATCTTCCTGAGCATTACAACGGTGGCGAATATGGCTAATAAGATCATAAATTTTGAGACCATATCAGTATACTGCAAAGGCAAGGAAAAGATCGAAAGCAAGGGCAGGAGCAGGGATCCTAAAAAAGTGAACCACCATAATCTAAGCGTATTTTTAGGCTGTTGAGTTATGTGATTACTGTCTAGGTCTTGTATCCCAAGTTGTATTTTGTTCTAGATCTCTTTCATAATCTGGTAAGGATAGAAAAGATTTACAATCGGAATAAAGTAACTCCATACTGACATCGCTACAGAGCTTTCAGTCTCCTGCCCGGTTCGTTTCAGATTTGCGTAGGCCCTTGCCATCCACATTAAAAAGCAAATGCAGTTAACAATAACCAGAGTATAGTTGAGTATTACGTTGAAGAATGTCCACGCCCATACTTTCCATAGTTCTGGCTGTTGCATCTCCACAATCTCCCCGTTTAGCAAAGCGGTATGGTCTGAAAATCTTCCAAGTATAAAATGGATGGCAGTGTAAACTGCCAGAATGTAAAATACGATTAGGTTGATTTTTCCTCGATTTGAATTGTCCCGTAATGGGATTTTCACGCTATCTAAAATATCCATCAGACTTAAAAATTGGGTCCCCGCACTTCAATTAAAAGGTTGTGGCGCAAGTGGTAACGGCTGTAAACTTGCGCCAGCAGACTGCCGGAAACAATGCGTTAAGCGAAGTCGTCCGAAGCTTTTTTACTTTCCTCAAATAGTTTCGATTCCATGTTCGAAATCTTCCGAACCATCAGGACTACCAATAGGGCATCGATCGCTGTCATGGTATGGATAAAAAGATCGGCTTGGGCTATAGTGGTCAACTCTTGTAAAGTAACACCTTCTGGAGACAGTCGAACAATGGCCGTTGACACGATATTACTGAATATATGGAATCCCCACCACCAGCCGACTAAGCTAGTTGAGATGTTCGGCGAGTAATCAGAGTCCAATTTCTGAATTGCTGATTGCGTGTCATTCCATATTTCTTTCATAATGGAATAGGGGCGGACCAGATTCACGAACGGAATGAAAAAAGCCCAGATGGCCATGGTTTCCGAATATTCGAGATGTTTTACTCCCGCTCGGTGCAGGTTTCCGTAAGCGCGCCTAAACCAGTTTAGAAACACAACGATAGAGACAATCATTAGCCCAAAGACAGCCAAGGCGATAATACTTTCTAGTACTTGAAAGGTTGCGGTCAGCTCATAATCTCCCGATTCAAAAACACCGATTAAAACAATAGAAAAAAAGAACTGGAATATGCTTACGGCTACAAAAATCATAAAAACGATGTTTACCGTTCTAGCCCTATTTGCGTTATCCTTGAGATTTGTTTTGATAAGGTCAAGTGTACTCATATTTTGGGATTAGTATGTTTGATAAAAACTGAATTAAACATAGGAGGATTAAAAAGCATGAAGCTGAAAATAGTTAATCTGGTTGGAATAACCCGGAGTCTTGGGGGTGAAAAACGGAAACAAGCTTTTTTCGATTATATGACAATGTTGTGTTTAATGTAAAGCCTTTTACTTTTGATTTTTTTTAGCCTTGGTATAATTCGTATTTGTACCCACAACCTGCTGAGGCGAATGGGGTTACTCCTTTTATAATAATCTATAAGAAGTTTGTTCCGACATTCGCCACCGAGAAAGAAAAAAGAAGCCCAGAAAAGGGAAGGCGCCGCCAAAATGCCTCCGCAGGCTATGCGGGAAGAGGAAGGCCTGAAGCCCGATCTGCGAATCATTTCCGATATAAAATTTCCCATGCAGGGAATGCAGGGGACGGTATTCTTTTTCCGTGACGGTGCGGGCCGGGAGATGGTGGCCAAGCTTTGCGAACAGGAGGGCGCTTTGCAACGGGAGCATTTCGGCGCCACATTTATCCGTAACATGCACAGCGAGCGGGTGGGCGCGCCGGAATCCGAACTCCACAGAACCGGAGACGAGACTTTCACGGCGCTGAAGGCCGCGTTGGCCGAGTGGACGGAAGAAGAAAATGCGGCCATGGCTTTTGGGGCTATGGCGGAGTATAAGGGTTCGCATCTGCTGTTGATGGAGAAAATGGCGGGAGTGCCGTATTATCCTATCCCGGAGGAATTTGGCGGAAACCGTACGGTACTGGATAGCCTTGCCGACGAAAATACGGGACTGGCTCTTGGCGAAGTGGCTTTCTACGATCTTCTTTTAGGCAATATCGACCGGATTATCGCCTCGCTCAACCCTTATAATATGCTTTATCAGGCGCCGGAGGCCGGCAAGGCCATGAGGATCAACGCTATCGATTCGGCTTTTTCGGTATTTGGCCAGAAGTTCGGGATAGATCGTTTCGCTCCAGAGCTGGTGGGCGAGAGGGCTAGGCGGATTCAGGATTTTTCCCGGTCGTTTAGCGTGCGTAGTGGGGATGTGGACGATCAGGACTGGGAAATGGTGGAGTACGGCGCCCCCCATTCCGACAGGCAGTTTGACGCCAAAAAGGATAAGGACCGGCTTGAAGAGCTATTGCAAGCCTCTACTACCGACAGGGATAAGCACCGGGAGTTGAGCCGTTACGCCGAAAATATTTTGGAAAAGATGTTGGAGCCGGCGGTGCAGGAGATCCTGACCATTACGCTGGTGGGGGATCCTGGTAATTCAAGGTTAGCGCGTTCGGTGGCTACGCAATTCGAGAAGGTTTGCCAGGCAAACGTGCCCCGCCATTTGTTGGATTTGGGAGCCGTAAAGGGGTATATGACTTTGGTAAAGCGACTGAAAGATCCCGAGTTTACGGACAAATTAGTGACTATGACATCCGGTGGTATGGGACGCGAGGCTTCGGGGCTTTTGAGGAACCTTTATCAAGTGAGTTCTCCGTACTTGGAGTCCGCCTCGTACAGTGTGTTGGAAAAGAAAGTGGAGCAAGTACAGAAGAAATTTCTGAAGCGAAAGAAGTGAAAAGGCTCCCGCCACAGCGATGACGGGAGCGCAATTGTACCTTCTCGTTTTACAGAGGTTGTACTGGAATACATATATCCACTACGAATTGGCCGTTTTTGCCTTCTTCGGGATAAATTTCCATGGAGGAGCGGTTGTCCGGCTGGTATCCGCTCTTGGGCAACCATTGCCCATACATCCACTGCCAAGCTTGTTGGAATTCCTCTGGAGCGCCGAGTTCGAAGTGTCCCACGGCGTACTCTCCGCCCGGCACAGTCATTTTTCCGATTTCTCCGCCTACGGCTGTGTCTTGTGGCACCGTTACGCATACGCTGGTGCGCAGGTGGTCTTCTTCCGTCACATTAGGGTCGTCGTGGTATACGAAAAGTACCTTGAAGCCCGGGTTCTCCATCACCTTGCGGGGAATAGCCCAAGCCATCAGTTTGTCCATGAGCCTTTTGAAAAGTTGGTGATCGCCTTTGTAAGGCCCGATGTGGCGCACGTAGGCCACGGTCATTTCCGGAAGTGTTTTCACTTCCACTCCTTTGTTTTGTTCCATATCAGATTTCCATTTCATGGTCATTGAACTGGTACAAAAGTAGGCCTTGGCCTTGAAGACGGCTTGTTGCTTCTTGCCATCCGTTTGACTAATCTTGCTATTCGCCGGCCAGTCTTGTCGGTAGGCCGTAGGCGGTTGTCCGAAAAACTTGCCGAAGTTACGGGAGAAGACCGAAAGGTCGGAAAAACCGCAACGTTCAGCTATTTCGGTCACGGGCATTTCCGGACGGTTGGTTAGATAAAAAGCGGCTTTCTGTAACCGGACCCGTGACAGGAACTGGAAAGGCGTTTCGCCCAGCATGCCCTGGAATATGCGGTGAAAGTGAAATTTGGAGAAATTGGCAACCTCTGCCAAGCTTTCTATATCCAGTGGGCGTTCCAAATTCTCTTCGATAAAATCAATGGCCTTGTTTATCCGGAAACGGTACTCTTCCTCTACGCCGGGTTTTCTCATGTCAGTAGTTTTAAAAAAGTGGGAATCCTATCTGTCCTCATAAAATTAGTGACACTTACCGAATAGACAACCCTGTAGGCGCACTGACTCCAAAATCGATATAGAATATTGTTCCTCAAATAAAATAGCGGAGAACCGGCTAAACAACAGGATTATGATAATTGGAAGGAGTGGGGTGGGAATGAAAGGGGGATCTATTTCAGCACAAGTTTCTTCGGCGCTTTTCGCTTTCGTCTGACTGGTTTTTTCGTTTTCCGCTTAGAGGCCTCCTGGGTTGGCAGAAGGCTTTTTTTACGATAATAGACCAACTCAAACTGTTTGTCGGCCCACTGACGCAGGCGCAGGATAGCCTGTTCGGCGGAGAAATTGCCCAACGGGCCAATGGCCAGTTTCAAAACAGCGCGCGTACACTCCACTTCCGTGAGCAGTTCCTCGGTCCAATTCAGGAACACCTCTTCCCAAACGCAAGCGTAGTTTTCGGTCTGCGATTTCCCGTCGAAGAGCAGGGGCAGTTGGCCGTCATCGTGCTTGTAACGGTATATGGCCGACAGCTGGACATAGAGATCATGGAAAGGTTCCAGAAAAAAATCCTCGCGTTCCATTAGCGTCTGAATTCCGGGATCGGCCAGGCCGAGGGGGTTTTCGCGTTGCTCGTACAGTTCCCTGGCTCTGCAGACCATGGAGTACAGCAAATCGTCCCGGTTTTCGTCCTGGGCCTGCCGGAGCAGCGTGTTTTTGTCTAATGGGAAAAGTTTTCGCATTCTTAGTGTTCAGCCTTCCCCGTATTGCACCAGGGATTGTCACAAATATAACAATCCTCGACACGCAATCCACAGTTTCCGGGGATTAGGCTGGCACACGGGGGCTAACTCGTCTAAATACCTTCCTGAAGACGCTCAAGTTCGTGGAGGCGCTCCATTTCCAGACGCATTCCCTTCGTTATATTTATAAAGAGCACAACGGCCATTATTACGTAGGAAAGGTCCATGGCTACCATTTGCCAGAGGGTGAAATATTTTGAGAATTCGGGATTCAGGGCAAAGAATCCGACGGTGTAAGCGATTACGATTCCGCTGGCGACGGGGCCGTGTACGGTTTTGCGGAAGCGACAGAAATCCGTAGCGGCTTTAGTGGAATCGGTCGCCTGGTCCGTAAGGCGTATCTTGCCGAGTTTCGTTAGGCTCCAGATTTCAAACACTATCCGCAATGCCAATCCGGCCATCATTATTAGCGCTCCGGCCCGGCTAAGGAGCTCCTGTACCGGCGCCACGTAGCGAAAAAACAGGATCAGGGCTACCAGCGTAGTGCTCAGGATGATAATCGTACTGTAGTGAAATGCCCGGCTCTTTTTGCGTAGCTCTTTCGCTTGTTGGATGACGCTTTCTGCGTCGGATAACTTTTTCGGCGTTTTGCCTTCGTCCCATATATTTTTAAGGTCGTCCAGACCGTCCAGTTCGTCACTCATGGCTTACTAGTTTGTTCATGTGTTTCTTCAGGTTGTTCTTGATGCGGTGTATGCGCACGCGCAGATTGCCTTCGTTAGTGCCCAGAACGTTGGCGATGGTGGCGTATTCCTCGCCGTCCAACACCATCATAATAATCAGCCTTTCCACCTCTTTAAGCTGGCCGATAGCCTTGTAGAGCCGGGTTTTGCGTTCTTCGCCTTCGTCGGGCGT
It encodes the following:
- a CDS encoding sensor histidine kinase codes for the protein MKTRGKNQKIIPRILQHTLFWGIAIVLFSQLFRTSAYVNTVDYIYAALFHATLAVAVYANFGLLLPYLFDKKRYIPYALGIIVLTLAGTGLNWAFFEFVTDLLGFYFISYFEWTEIAGFFVLYLGLGTLLKFSKAQFRLGKLEKEVAEREQRHTENLLNALKSQLNPHFLFNSLNGIYSLVITDPEKAPDVIVKLSDVLRYVLYDSDCEKVSLADELRQSENYLDLQSMRADCRRAEISFEKHGDPKGFDVAPLIFLPLLENAFKHGIKGDVSDAFLRIRLERQDETLYFSIENNKGKTDGAVNRQYGGIGLENLRKRLDMLYGDAYAMEISDADTFTVRLRLPNLTEYELTMPDR
- a CDS encoding AraC family transcriptional regulator; amino-acid sequence: MRKPGVEEEYRFRINKAIDFIEENLERPLDIESLAEVANFSKFHFHRIFQGMLGETPFQFLSRVRLQKAAFYLTNRPEMPVTEIAERCGFSDLSVFSRNFGKFFGQPPTAYRQDWPANSKISQTDGKKQQAVFKAKAYFCTSSMTMKWKSDMEQNKGVEVKTLPEMTVAYVRHIGPYKGDHQLFKRLMDKLMAWAIPRKVMENPGFKVLFVYHDDPNVTEEDHLRTSVCVTVPQDTAVGGEIGKMTVPGGEYAVGHFELGAPEEFQQAWQWMYGQWLPKSGYQPDNRSSMEIYPEEGKNGQFVVDICIPVQPL
- a CDS encoding LytTR family DNA-binding domain-containing protein; the protein is MSLRCLIVDDEPLSRNVLEKFVTDVPWLEYAGSRADAFEAQDFLSNEQVDLLFLDINMPKMSGLSLVRSFSGTAPMVIFITAYPEFAVDGFDLDAVDFLTKPVSFERFVRAVNKAREWKEFRERETRNGLEHIFLKADKKLYKVNFSDIDLLEAYGDYVKVHTEERTIIVFERLKTLLAKLPAERFARAHKSYVIPLEKIEYIEGNQVRVGKRTVPLGAAYKEGILD
- a CDS encoding DUF4328 domain-containing protein; amino-acid sequence: MDILDSVKIPLRDNSNRGKINLIVFYILAVYTAIHFILGRFSDHTALLNGEIVEMQQPELWKVWAWTFFNVILNYTLVIVNCICFLMWMARAYANLKRTGQETESSVAMSVWSYFIPIVNLFYPYQIMKEI
- a CDS encoding DUF4328 domain-containing protein, producing MSTLDLIKTNLKDNANRARTVNIVFMIFVAVSIFQFFFSIVLIGVFESGDYELTATFQVLESIIALAVFGLMIVSIVVFLNWFRRAYGNLHRAGVKHLEYSETMAIWAFFIPFVNLVRPYSIMKEIWNDTQSAIQKLDSDYSPNISTSLVGWWWGFHIFSNIVSTAIVRLSPEGVTLQELTTIAQADLFIHTMTAIDALLVVLMVRKISNMESKLFEESKKASDDFA